In a single window of the Mugil cephalus isolate CIBA_MC_2020 chromosome 6, CIBA_Mcephalus_1.1, whole genome shotgun sequence genome:
- the mob3a gene encoding MOB kinase activator 3A — protein MSLALKQVFNKDRTFRPKRKFEPGTQRFELHKKAQASLNAGLDLKQAVQLPHGEDLNDWVAVHVVDFFNRINLIYGTISDSCTDQTCPVMSGGPKYEYRWQDEHKYKRPTALSAPKYMSLLMDWIEVQINNENIFPTNVGTPFPKTFMQVAKKILSRLFRVFVHVYIHHFDRVSQMGAEAHVNTCYKHFYYFVTEFNLTDHKELEPLKEMTSRMCH, from the exons ATGTCCCTGGCCCTGAAACAAGTCTTCAACAAAGACAGGACATTCCGGCCCAAGCGCAAGTTCGAGCCCGGGACGCAGCGCTTCGAGCTGCACAAGAAGGCCCAGGCGTCCCTGAACGCGGGGCTCGACCTGAAGCAGGCCGTGCAGCTGCCCCACGGCGAGGACCTCAACGACTGGGTGGCCGTCCACGTCGTCGACTTCTTCAACCGCATCAACCTCATCTACGGGACCATCAGCGACTCCTGCACCGACCAGACCTGCCCCGTCATGTCCGGAGGGCCCAAGTACGAATACCGCTGGCAAGACGAGCACAAGTACAAGAGGCCGACCGCCCTGTCGGCGCCCAAGTACATGAGCCTGCTCATGGACTGGATCGAGGTACAAATCAACAATGAGAACATCTTCCCCACTAACGTCG GTACTCCCTTCCCTAAGACCTTCATGCAGGTGGCTAAGAAGATTTTGTCTCGCCTGTTCCGGGTGTTCGTCCACGTCTACATCCACCACTTCGACCGCGTGAGCCAGATGGGGGCCGAGGCTCACGTCAACACCTGCTACAAGCATTTCTATTACTTCGTCACCGAGTTCAACCTCACGGACCACAAAGAGCTGGAGCCTCTG AAAGAAATGACGTCTCGGATGTGCCACTGA
- the LOC125008805 gene encoding tyrosine-protein kinase ZAP-70, with protein MSIDPAAELPFYYGSISRLDAEQHLKLAGMADGLFLLRQCLRSLGGYVLSVVWNLEFHHYTVEKQLNGTYCIAGGKNHCGPAELCEFYSKDADGLVCTLRKPCLRAPETPIRAGVFDSLRENMLREYVKQTWNLEGEAMEQAIISQAPQLEKLIATTAHEKMSWYHGKLTRQEGERRLYSGAQPDGKFLVRDRDEANSFALSVMYGKTVYHYQILQDKSGKWSMPDGTKFDTIWQLVEYLKMKPDGLVTVLTEACVNGKAEKTPSLPSNRPKVSSAGLGARYTPPPGVGDLPMDCSGFNPYHNPNDIKRFNIKRDQLLMDEVELGSGNFGCVKKGVLKLESGQIDVAIKMLKSDNEKLVKEEMMREAEIMHQLDNPFIVRMLGLCNAECLMLVMEMAGAGPLNKFLSSKKDTITVENIVNLMHQVSMGMKYLEEKNFVHRDLAARNVLLVNPQFAKISDFGLSKALGADDNYYRARTAGKWPLKWYAPECINYHKFSSKSDVWSFGITLWEAFSYGGKPYKKMKGPEVIRFIEGGGRMECPSACPERMYTVMNECWTYKHEDRPDFKKVEESMRAYHYSLSNKALVEEATAEAAK; from the exons ATGTCCATCGACCCGGCGGCCGAACTGCCTTTCTACTACGGCAGCATCAGCCGCTTGGACGCGGAGCAGCACCTGAAGCTGGCCGGCATGGCCGACGGCCTCTTCTTGCTGCGGCAGTGCCTGCGCAGCCTGGGGGGCTACGTCCTGTCCGTCGTGTGGAACCTGGAGTTTCACCATTACACCGTGGAGAAGCAGCTCAACGGGACCTACTGCATCGCAGGGGGGAAGAATCACTGCGGCCCCGCGGAGCTCTGCGAGTTTTACAGCAAAGACGCCGACGGGCTGGTGTGCACGCTGAGGAAACCGTGCCTGCGCGCCCCGGAGACGCCGATACGCGCCGGCGTGTTCGACAGCCTGAGAGAAAACATGCTGAGGGAGTACGTGAAGCAGACCTGGAACCTGGAG ggagaAGCCATGGAGCAGGCCATCATCAGCCAAGCTCCTCAGCTGGAGAAGCTGATCGCCACTACGGCGCATGAGAAGATGTCTTGGTATCACGGTAAACTCACCCGCCAAGAAGGCGAGAGGCGGCTTTACTCCGGAGCGCAGCCCGACGGCAAGTTTCT AGTGCGAGACAGAGACGAGGCGAATTCGTTCGCTCTCTCCGTGATGTACGGAAAGACGGTTTACCACTATCAGATCCTCCAAGACAAATCAGGGAAATGGTCGATGCCAGACGGCACGAAGTTTGACACAATCTGGCAG CTGGTTGAATACCTGAAGATGAAGCCTGACGGCCTGGTTACTGTTCTCACGGAGGCGTGTGTTAACGGAAAGGCTGAAA AGACGCCCAGTCTTCCTTCAAAT AGGCCGAAAGTATCAAGTGCAGGACTGGGTGCAAGGTACACACCGCCACCTGGAG TTGGCGACCTGCCCATGGACTGCAGCGGATTCAACCCGTATCACAACCCCAACGACATCAAGAGGTTCAACATCAAGAGGGATCAGCTGCTGATGGACGAGGTGGAGCTCGGCTCCGGGAACTTCGGCTGCGTCAAGAAGGGAGTCCTCAAGTTAGAATC gGGTCAGATAGATGTGGCCATCAAAATGCTGAAGAGCGACAACGAGAAGCtggtgaaggaggagatgatgagGGAGGCGGAGATCATGCACCAGCTGGATAACCCCTTCATCGTCCGCATGCTCGGCCTGTGCAACGCCGAGTGTCTGATGCTGGTCATGGAGATGGCCGGTGCCGGGCCTCTCAACAAATTCCTCTCCTCAAAAAA GGACACCATAACCGTGGAGAACATTGTAAACCTGATGCACCAGGTGTCGATGGGGATGAAGtatctggaggagaagaacttCGTACACAGAGATTTGGCCGCTCGCAACGTCCTGCTGGTCAACCCACAGTTTGCCAAAATCAGCGACTTCGGCCTCTCCAAGGCGCTGGGAGCAGACGACAACTACTACAGA GCTCGTACTGCAGGTAAATGGCCGCTGAAGTGGTACGCCCCCGAATGTATAAACTACCACAAATTCTCCAGTAAAAGTGACGTGTGGAGTTTCGGCATCACCTTGTGGGAGGCGTTTTCCTACGGAGGGAAGCCGTACAAG AAAATGAAAGGGCCCGAAGTGATTCGATTCATCGAAGGCGGGGGCCGCATGGAGTGTCCGTCTGCTTGTCCGGAGCGAATGTATACGGTGATGAATGAATGCTGGACGTACAA gCACGAAGACCGTCCTGACTTCAAGAAGGTTGAGGAGTCCATGAGGGCCTACCATTACTCCCTATCCAACAAGGCCCTGGTGGAGGAAGCTACAGCCGAGGCTGCCAAGTag